In the genome of Tannockella kyphosi, one region contains:
- a CDS encoding glycine zipper family protein — translation MRRKEPPRRRFSSMSIIFMHRKKEVRIKFIYWKEVIMKNNEHKYLSYGISFGMLAGATLGLTIGIFGLAIGAGIGMLLGIVIGTTIDHSKNKKDNDDK, via the coding sequence ATGAGAAGAAAAGAGCCACCGCGTAGGCGGTTTAGTTCTATGAGCATAATATTTATGCATCGTAAAAAAGAAGTACGAATAAAATTTATATACTGGAAAGAGGTTATCATGAAAAATAACGAACATAAATATTTGAGCTATGGGATAAGTTTCGGTATGTTAGCTGGAGCAACTTTAGGATTAACTATCGGTATCTTTGGATTAGCTATTGGTGCAGGCATAGGTATGTTGTTAGGCATTGTCATTGGAACTACTATTGACCATAGTAAGAATAAAAAAGATAATGACGATAAATAA
- a CDS encoding tyrosine-type recombinase/integrase, whose translation MTHEEALKKLETDIQLRGMSPHTMLEYQTKARKFLQHFNKPIEELCENDFRIYLEYLDKEANIQPSTMNVYNSALRFFFEVTLEQTLCYRRLPRKKDPIKVPVAFTRQEVLWFLEAIDDSTRYKAIFSLTYGCGLRLSEVRHLRIKDIDKQQMRLFVYQGKGQRDRWVPLSKFAYDDLCTYYLEYKPKHPDGYLFLNGINGCGDAPISERAIQDAFKRYHIRGRIPTYGTVHTLRHSYATHLMEDGVNVFYIQKILGHATLWTTMRYLRISMTDVMKTKSPLDKLMEKETKRKSKGNK comes from the coding sequence ATGACACATGAAGAAGCATTGAAGAAACTGGAAACTGATATTCAATTAAGAGGAATGAGCCCTCATACCATGTTAGAATATCAAACAAAAGCACGAAAATTCCTACAACACTTCAATAAACCTATTGAAGAACTTTGTGAAAATGATTTTCGTATTTATCTTGAATATTTAGACAAGGAAGCGAATATTCAACCCTCGACTATGAATGTATACAATAGTGCTTTACGATTTTTCTTTGAAGTAACACTAGAACAAACACTTTGTTATCGAAGATTACCTCGCAAGAAAGATCCTATTAAAGTGCCTGTTGCGTTTACACGACAAGAAGTTTTATGGTTTTTAGAAGCAATCGATGACAGTACACGCTACAAAGCTATTTTTTCTCTAACTTATGGATGTGGTTTAAGATTATCTGAAGTTCGTCATCTCCGTATTAAAGATATTGATAAACAGCAGATGCGATTATTCGTTTATCAAGGTAAAGGGCAGCGAGATCGTTGGGTTCCTCTTTCTAAATTTGCCTACGATGATTTATGTACCTACTATCTTGAATATAAACCGAAACATCCAGATGGATATTTATTCTTAAATGGTATTAATGGCTGTGGTGATGCACCTATTTCTGAACGTGCTATTCAAGATGCTTTTAAACGATACCATATAAGAGGTAGAATTCCTACTTATGGAACGGTACATACACTTCGTCATAGCTATGCTACCCATCTTATGGAAGACGGTGTTAATGTATTCTACATACAGAAAATCCTTGGTCATGCCACTCTTTGGACTACCATGCGATATCTGAGAATTTCAATGACCGATGTTATGAAAACTAAAAGCCCTTTAGACAAACTTATGGAGAAAGAAACCAAAAGAAAGTCCAAAGGTAATAAATAA
- a CDS encoding IS91 family transposase: MEIQDIFLAHMQDYLISHHPSNVQYKAIHAISDCRTAKLGGHMDVCPSCGEVSQSYNSCRNRHCPKCQTLSKEKWIDARKMDLLNVGYFHVVFTVPAELNTTIYANQRDCYNLLFRCVKETLRELTRDSEYLGADIGFTGVLHTWGQNLSFHPHLHCIIPAGGLSKQGFWINSKKKFFLPVKVLSRKFRGKYLALLKELKPDISKDILNICYNKEWIVYCKPPFKTAACVVEYLGRYTHRIAISNNRILKLKGGNVTFKWRDYSDCNRWKEMTLTAIEFIRRFLMHILPQGFMKIRHFGFLSSRGKQLKLPLCKAMTNTFTESKRLSTEELLIKLLGRKPTVCKSCGYDGIIRMGLAPPLTA, translated from the coding sequence ATGGAAATACAAGATATCTTTCTTGCTCATATGCAAGACTATTTAATCTCCCATCATCCATCCAATGTTCAGTATAAAGCAATTCATGCTATTTCTGATTGTCGTACTGCAAAACTTGGTGGACATATGGATGTGTGTCCTAGTTGTGGCGAAGTCAGTCAATCCTATAATTCTTGTCGCAACAGACATTGTCCCAAATGTCAAACGTTATCCAAGGAAAAATGGATTGATGCTAGAAAAATGGATTTACTAAATGTTGGATATTTTCATGTGGTATTTACAGTTCCTGCTGAATTAAATACTACTATATATGCTAATCAACGTGATTGCTACAACCTATTATTTCGATGTGTAAAAGAAACATTAAGAGAACTCACTAGAGATAGTGAATATCTTGGTGCTGATATTGGTTTTACTGGAGTGCTTCATACATGGGGACAAAATCTTTCTTTCCATCCGCATTTACACTGTATTATTCCAGCTGGTGGTCTATCCAAACAAGGCTTTTGGATTAACTCCAAGAAAAAGTTTTTCTTACCTGTAAAAGTTCTATCACGTAAGTTTCGTGGTAAATATCTTGCATTACTAAAAGAATTGAAGCCCGATATTTCAAAGGATATATTGAATATTTGTTATAACAAAGAATGGATTGTTTACTGTAAGCCACCTTTTAAAACAGCAGCATGTGTAGTGGAATATCTCGGTAGGTACACACATCGAATTGCTATCTCAAATAACAGAATCCTAAAACTTAAAGGAGGAAATGTTACGTTTAAATGGCGAGATTATTCTGATTGTAACAGGTGGAAGGAAATGACACTTACTGCGATTGAATTTATCCGTAGATTCTTAATGCATATCCTGCCACAAGGATTCATGAAGATACGACATTTTGGATTTCTCTCTAGTCGTGGAAAACAATTAAAACTGCCACTTTGTAAAGCGATGACAAATACATTTACAGAAAGCAAAAGGCTCTCTACAGAGGAATTATTAATCAAACTCCTTGGTAGAAAACCTACTGTTTGCAAAAGCTGTGGATATGATGGAATAATCCGTATGGGATTAGCTCCTCCACTTACTGCCTAA